The Oncorhynchus gorbuscha isolate QuinsamMale2020 ecotype Even-year linkage group LG04, OgorEven_v1.0, whole genome shotgun sequence genome includes the window tttacgcTACTGATGACAGGCACCCGGACTGTGACCCAGCCCTCAGAGATGTTCCCTGTCCTTCCCCATAGAGCCAAGCACAGGCATGAATTTTAAACCCAACCCATTCCTGTGACATTCAGGCCCTACCCTACCCAGGCCTGATTGCTTCTGCCAAATTTAAAGCCCGGCTCTGCCCGAAATCAAAAATAACATCCTCTGTTAGTAAACCCATTAGCTGCTATTCTCTGTCAGTCACTGACTCCCTGCACCCAGGCAGCTCGCTGTCTCTTTCTTTTGATGTGGTTGAagcacttctgacaccatgttatgATCTTAGTCAGATATGGCTGTACTGCACAGCAGAGCACGAACAAATTAGCATGGCTGACGCGTGACCCACATGACTACACAGCTGTGACTCACTGAGGTTGGTGATAACAAGACTACAAGCAAATGGCTCAGCTTCAAAATTTTGGTGATAAATGTAGTGATACCTGAGCCCTGCCCGTAGCCTAGTTATTTATGAAAAAACAGGTCCTAGCCAGCCCTAACTTGATGTATAATGTTGGGGCCAGTCGGTGTCGGGTAGCAGAGCTCTACTGCCCGGCTCCCACCTGCCACTCAGAAACCCAGCCCTGGAGTTCATCAAATACGTCTGCCAGGTCAGTGACTGGGAACACGGGTCACACCGTAATGTCAAAGTTTTGCAATGAAAAGTAGTGTttgttattggacaagttcaggtagtcctGGCCCGTTTGCTTCCGTTATGTgcctagtgaatacaccccagtGTCATATACATTAGTGCAACTGTTTCAAAGTGTTCCGTAACTCAAAAATTAAAATGAGCATTTCagttctgttttcttctgtttcatgcctaatgaatacaaccctcccctataggtGCTCTCCCTGGACGCCAACATGGTGAATAAGCTAAAGAGGGACCTGCTGAGCCTGGTGGACGTGGGTGAGTTTTCGGAGGATGCCCAGTTCCGCGACCCCtgaaactcctacttcctgcccAAGGTCATCTGCCATCACCACAACCTGCTGCGATGTTGACCTTTGCAAGGATCCCTCAGTGGCACAGGTGAGTGAAACGCTACAGCTTACATTTCTACTTATATCATTTCAAGTACCAATTCAGAAtagtaggcaaaattaagaggtgaaaatagacaaAATTGTTAggatgaggcacatgggctactaacagcttattacacaacatacacttagtattactttcttagctacagtattcaTATCTCCcaggcatattacataatttatgcactTCGTCGTGgtcaaattttgtcatcaaactttttcatcaaagtctggcattctctggatttactGAGAACTCGAGAAAAAAAAAGTTCAATCATGTTGACGTCactgatcttcaggtcgtagctctagaaagaggccagagttccctatttacaattccgagttggatgaaagttcaaaacgtattttccaaTACGTAGCTTGTttttcccgagttcccagttgtcttgaactctcTGATGTCAGATTTTGCAGTTTCGGAGTAAACAGTTGTTTTcagttgattcatgatgatgatgactgctagctaagattttgaagtATGACGTTGACATCAgttcaatcaaagctactgtagatataacgtgattttaCGTCATTATATCTGTGAccaattttaaaaaaatgtttaacctttatttaaccaggcaagtcagttaagaacaaattcttattttcaatgacggcctaggaacattgggttaactgcctgttcaggggcaatgaccttgagccttcttggatgggcacttctaatgtagcTATATGGCAGCACCCAATGGGCTAGAATTTTCTGTCTACCCTTACATTTGgcgtgacgtagtgtccccatgaatgacagaacactgagccaatcacggcgtaacgctccatattttctgctggcttgccccaccaccacagaaagcactgagctaggctgaaacacctgcattttggagctgccttactcaagaaaacaaaaaagagaccatatttgtatgcggctttattaactcaatgatatatagatatttttacattgttttcaaactgatatgtgacacgaaTTAATGCCAAAATACCATGCCTTGAATGACGGGTCGCAGCTGAGATGAATAATTCTAATAAGTTTAGTTGTAGTATAATTAAAcaacaataaatacatgtaaaatgtAATGATGCCATAAAATTGCCTGGATAAAAGACACGCATTGCTGTTGAACCAGTCTTATTGTAGGCCTAAGGGAGGGCTTGGGTTTGGAACATGTGAAACTGGAAAATAAGCACATTTTACAGGTTACAGATAACTTCCAAATATCATCTCTCGTTGCATAATGGGCATGGACACGTAGCCTACATCATGGAGGGGTTTTTACACACTTCCAAAACGGGACCTGTATAGCTCAAATAATGTGGGCCTGCCTACAATGCATAGATAAAAAGGGAATGTTAGCTCACTGTTTTACTCCTCTCAAACttgatatttaaaaaatatttggtGATTATGATTATTTTCAGAGCAGTCTCATGAGCCAAAATCTTGACTACTTCACGATTGCATTGGGCAGACAAAAAAAGCCTTGATTGAAGGCTGAATGGACAGGGTGGGCATATTGCTATCTTTGATGTGACAAGAAATTATGATCATGCATCTTTATTCCTCTATGATTTTCTATAGCTGTAAAAACAACATATAAATGACATTTCTTGACCACCCAGGTACTGTAAACGTAAATGAGTTGCCAATCGCGTCAATCAACTTTCCAGTCTTTACTAGTCTCCAGCCAAAATTGTAGATATGGTGTGTTTTGCCTTTGTATAGGAAATCTCATCAATGACAAAAAATATAGTACTATTGTCAAGGTTTTTTTTGTCTTAATATTCTTGTCAATAAATATTTTTTGAAAATGACACAACTGACTGGGTGCCTGTTTCTATTTTCATTGGACATTTTCCGAAGCGAAATCATAGTTTTTCTTCTTCTCTGAAACCCTCTCAATTGTATATATCTGTCCTGTTTATTGTTGACCTAGCCATGGTAAGTAAGTCATTGATTGAGTGCTGAGTGCTGAGATATGGAACCCCCATCAGTCCTAAATATCCTGTGGTACCTCTTCCCTCTGGAATCAGATGCTAATGTGCCTCACAGGAATAGTATGAGCTTTTATTTAATGGTTTTTACGCACTGATTTGGGCCCAGACTACATTCTTCTCACCCATTTATCCTCTCGGTCTGATGGCTTTCAGGGCCATGATCTCCCTGGAGATGAGCTAATGATGAGTCCTGCAAGtcatgtctctctgcctgtctgccattAGAACAAGATGCATTGTATCAAATCAATATATTTGAAGCGCATTTTAAATCACAACACactttacagtaaaaaaaaaacattaagctatttgatttagaattttaggacccctgaaggtataaaaaagaaaaaatgtgtataaaatattgaatttgccCTTTACTACTATAGTCCAAAGAATTGCATTTAATAAttcattcataaatggcaaaacagACAGGTACAGTAAAAAAACTATacaagctaacatatggaattgttttaagatggtcataccatggattgtttagctatttgatttagcattttaggacccctgtaggTATGAAGAAAGAACATGGTTTATACATTATAGAATTTgccctttactactatagcccatagaaacgcattcaATAGCATATTCATAAATGGTAAAACAGACAGGTTTTGAAGTGTATTTCCTGTATCTCCTAGATAGAAAGCCaagaaaatattgtatttttttcggacatgtatttaaccccccccccctttttttgggggggggggggcacaaaactacctccatactttcAGAAAAGTTTCTAAACCTGTACCAGGTAACCTTCAAACAGAAGAGTCCTGTGGCGcattagtttgtagcccaaacggtTCCGACGCTACAGACAAGTTGGCGTTACAGACCTCAGACATAAGAGCAGAAGTAGTTTGTTCGGTTGCTACAGAAGTTTTCTTGAGAATAccaattttcgggatgtctcgtggtctgacaaacaccgctgtagctcaaccaccttccaccgcagatatCTCTCATTTAAATTGACAGATGTTTATGGGGATAATTTTATGATGCTACACGATTTTGGCCGCAATTTAGCTGTCCCAGACAAGCTTTTGAGAGCAGACAAAATCCCAATGTTGTTGCCTTCTCGGTGCGCCCGGCCGTCACTGACGCTCGTTTAATTCAGGTTAGCTGGTCAGAGATGCAATCTGAGGGCTACCGATCTCGTCCTTGAGCAGTACCAGACGTCCCGATATTTtcaaacatgttttattttaccGGTACGAAATCTGCAATGTTCTTGTAGTGTAAGATGTGCAATGACTAGTTTTGAGAACAATGATCACGTTTAGCAAAGGAGAGCGCGTCAGAGAGGAAGCCAGTGAGATGACAATGTTTCGCGTCATCCAGAATGTGTAGACTCTAGAGCAGTATCGATGACTACTACTATTATGTACCTGTACTTATCTTTAAAgtggcaatatgtaactttttgggcgaacagaccaaattcacatagaacagatctaccgcttcttaaacgtttctatgtgtgctatttctatgcatACTATTATGTTTGGGTTTGTACATCAGTTTCAAACAGCAGAAATTACCATATTTTTGTTATGTATTTCACAGCGGTTTTCAATTCAATTTTATTCAACTGAATTCTAAATTTTAGCTAGACATTTCAACACTCTATGACAGGTGTGAGTGTCTGACTGAAAATGTTTATGAGGCAGctttgcagtggtgtaaagtacttaagtaaaattacttttaagtactacttaagtagttttgggggtatctgtactttactatttatatttttgactacttttactccactacattcctaaagaaaataatgtacttttcactccttacattttccctgacagccaaaagtacattttgaatgcttagcaggacaggaaaattgtctaatttgggcacttatcaagagaacatccctggtcatccctactgcctctgatctggcagactcactaaacacaaatgcttcatttgtactGTCTGAGTGTTCAACTGcgaccctggctatccgtaaataaaaaataaataagaataaaattGTGTTGTTTGGTTTGCTAAATATAAGACATTTTAAATGTTTATACTTTTAATTTTTAtatttaagtacatttaaaaccaaatacttttagacttactcaagtagtgttttactgggtgactttagcTTTAACTggagtcattttcttttaagaTATTTTTACTTTTAGTATGAAAAAGTATGAATATTGGGTACGTtattattggggcggcagggtagcctggtggttagagtgttggactagtaaccagaaggttgcaagttcaaacccctgagctgtcAAGTTACTAAGCTGTTGTCctgcccctggacaaggcagttaacccactgttcctaggccgtcattgaaaataagaatttgttcttcactgacttgcctggttagataaaataaaaaactttTTCCACTGCTGCTTTGAGCCACAGCTTGTTGGATCTATGTTAAATCTAACGGTATCATTTCGCAAGACAGCGTGGTATTGACAATCCTCACGACCAAGTGAAGAATATTATAGTGTGTGACACCCTGTCTGTAACATTTAGTTTAGTGTGTGCACCACTTCATTGGCAAGACAAAAAAATGACAGAAAATACCCTTGTTTAATGTGAGAGTCTCAGCCATGTTAGGATTTTTAAAGTCATGTAGTGTACAGTGATGGCCAAaagatttgagaatgacacaaataataATTTCCACaacgtttgctgcttcagtgtctttagatatttttgtcggatgttactatggaatactgaagtataattacaagcatttcataagtgacAAAGGCTTTTATTGGCAATTACATGAggttgatgcagagtcaatatttgcagtgttgacccttctttttcaagacctctgcaatcctccttggcatgctgtcaattaacttctgggccacatcctgactgatggcagcccattcttgcataatcaatgcttggagtttgtcagaatttgtggggttttgtttgtcccacccacctcttgaggattgaccacaagttctcaatgggattaagatctggggagtttcctggccatggacccaaaatataaatgttttgttccccaagccacttagttatcacttttgccttatggcaaggtgctccatcatgctggaaaagacattgttcgtcaccaaactgttcttggatggttgggagaagttccTCTCAGAGgatgttttggtaccattccttATTCATGGCTTATtcaattgtgagtgagcccactcccttggctgagaagcaaccccacacatgaatggtctcaggatgttttactgttgacatgacacaggactgatggtagcgctcaacttgtcttctccggacaagcttttttccggatgtcccaaacaatcagaaaggggattcatcagagaaaatgactttaccccagtcctcagcagtccaatctatgtaccttttgcagaatatcagtctgtccctgatgtttttcctggagagaagtggcttctttgctgcccttcttgacaccaagccatcctccaaaagtcttcgcctcactgtgcgtgcagatgcactcacacctgcttgctgccattcctgagcaagctctgtactggtggtgccccgatcccgcagctgaatcaactttaggagatggtcctggctcttgctggactttcttgggcgccctgaagccttcttcacaacaattgaaccaatctccttgaagttcttgatgatccgataaatggttgatttaggtgcaatcttactggcagcaatatctttgtctgtgaagccctttttgtgcaaagcaaagATGAcgacacgtgtttccttgcaggtaaccatggctgacagaggaagaacaatgattccaagcaccaccctccttttgaagcttccagtctgttattcaaactcaatcagtatgacagagtgatctccagccttgtcctcgtcaacactcacacctgtgttagcgagagaatcactgacatgatgtcagctggtccttttgttgctggactgaaatgcagtggaaatgttttattgggattcagttcatttgcatggcaaatacGGACTTTTcaaatgaattgcaattcatctgatcactcttcataaaaTTCTGGAGTAAATGCAAATTCACATCATACATACTGAGTCAGCAGACTTTtcgaaaattaatatttgtgtcattctcaaaacatttggccacgactgtacacctgGCTTTAAGGATGCATTTGAGTTTTTGTGGAATCAGCTTTCAACAGTATGCTCTATCAGAGCCTGCTGCTCCAAGACCAGCTTTTTATCATTAGTATACTACTGATGTTGAGCATGAGTTTCCTGGAATTTAAATGACAGTTTAGTGCAGTGATGCTTGGCTTTAAAATGTGTTGATTTAGTCTATCTGGAGTGATGAGGAAGAGTGCACATTCATCCCTAGCTCCCTTTGTTGTGGtcgtctgtaaaaaaaaaaaaagatttaaaaaaaaaaaacattttaaaaaacagccACTGGTTATAGCATCCCCCAGTCTAGATCAAAATGATCTTAACCCACCAACCTCCATCACGATAACCTCATTGTCCCAGAGAACTCACTTTGTGTACTAATGGGCATTTCTCTCTCAGACCAATAATCTGATTTCACATCTACGCTGAAGCTGAGTCTTACAATTAGATTGGTTGCATTGGGTTCCCTGACGACTGATAGCTTGTCTCAAATGATTGAGTGAAGTACTTACTGTACAGAGCCCAATATACTTACCATATCCCTTTTTATGCTATATTTTATTATGACATCATGTTACAGAGGGGAAAATGTATTGCAATTTTATCATGTCTtccaaaattaaataaatatagaaCTCTGCATTAAAACAGCATTTATAGCATTGCCTAGGTTTTTCTAGTTACAGGCATGATATCTGACTTGGTCTGTTCATATCACTTAGTTCCAAAGTGTCATTGGTGGTTGTCAACAGACAACAGCCGTCCATCTATTGCATAATAcaagaggaggctggtgggaggaactaTAGGAGGACATGCTAATTTTAAtagctggaatggagtaaatggaatggtatcaaaaacataaaacatatggaaaccaaCCCACtgagcacacactggttgaatcaatattgtttccacgtcatttcaaggAAATGACGTTGAACCGACATTGAATTGacgtttttgcccagtgggacatGTTTGACTCCCTTCCATTTATtatattccagccattacaatgagcccgtccttcttgagctcctcccaccagcctcctctgcacaAGGCAGTCACTGATCCAGTAGACCTCAGAGATGAGTCCTTTTCGATATCGATGTTTCTATTATTCACTACGAGTCCAGATGGATTCACACTTCCCCCACAATCTTGTTATAGAAACCATTTTGTGGGAAATATCATCATTATTTGATTACTCTCTCTGAGTGTAGCTCTCCTCTTAGGCATCTCGCTCAGCATCAGTATTCTACATGAACATTGGAGGGAATATAGTCCCAGAGACTGTTATCCCTGAACATAATATACTGAAATTACCCACCACGATCTTTTTGATTCACCCATTGTTTGAAATGTGTGTTTTCAAACCAgaaaaatgatctgccaaaatattttttctttatttcttcCAATCTgatctatgtacagtatatgattGACTGGCAGAGATCACAAGTTATACGTTGATGATGCTAGACATTTATTGTTGTGTTTGCATGTATAGCTTATACAGTTATTGACCTGGTTCAGGGTAGACAGGAAAAGAGGGTTCTCAGCATAATGTACTCCAACACGTTTAGCTGATTGCGATAACTTATTTAGTTTATTTTTCATTGGTTGGATTAAATTCAGATCATTTGCAGTTATTTGAGATTCAGTTGGGGTGAGTACCATTTCAGTCCCTGTCAGTTGAACTGGACATGGAATTTCTCCATTGGAGTTTAATTCAATTCCTGAATCACCAGGAATTTTCATAAAAGATTTACACTAACCCATCATAGGAAATTGCTTTTAGTGAAAGAACTGGTGGCACTCTAACTAAGTAGGATGTTTTAGTGGTCTTAGCTGTCTTTCAGTTAAATCCCGCAGGGACAGAGGTTGACCCATAAAGGAGGTCTCTCTGAGGACATCTGAGACTGCTTAGGGGGAAAGGTCATCTGTCTGTCCCATCCGTCTGATCAGCAGTCAGGTGTCTGAGGAAGAACATCATCCATGCATGTGGCCAAAGACTGATGTGGCCAGAGGGCACTGTGGGGATGGGATGTCACAGGGCCACTCCATCTGACAGGTCTGAGTGGGTGGAGCCATAGCTGATGATGGTGAATTCTGTGGGAAGTGTGAAGGTCTGGCTGGGTTTGGGAACTTTACTGTCCTGTAGAAATATACGGTCAGAATTTTTTATATTTTGGAACCATGCAAACTCACAGATAGGGGCTAAGACAGAAGTATTACATTATATTAATACTTTTACACATTAAACTCCTATATTCTTTGGGAGTTACATTACCTAACTGGGTGTTTAATCAATGATAAGGGCTATGATATAGCAGAAAATGGTTAACAGAAGAAAAAAATATGATCATGAATATGTGTGGAATCAAGTAGTTTTTTTCTTACATCATCAAACTTTCTGCCACTGTAGATAGCGTTCTTGTCAATGAAAGTGAGCATGATCCAGTCACAGATAATGGAACACTGGAATGGATAAAAGTATCATGTCAATGAATGGATAGGAGTTGGTACAACCATTACTGGAAGCTGGTAGAAACAGACATCAACTCATACCACAAGAGTGCTGAATCAAACTCACTATTCCAACTGATGTCATGGCTGTCACTGTGTTGATGATAGTTGGGATTATGCTGAATCGTCCAGCCTGGAGAGGAATTATTTAAGAGTATGACTTTGACGAAGTCTATAACCATATGTCACTAACTAATTGTTCTGATCAACTGGTTATTGATTAATTGAGTACCTATGAAGGCGGTTAAAGTAGGAAATTCTTACATTTCCATGAACTATTACATCAAGACGAATCCCAAAGGCCTTGATAAGTGTCCGGAACTCTTCTCCATCTTTGCTGTAATACTTGGCAAATCTAAACAGAATTTTCTAGGTCAAACAACTGTAGAAAAAGGTGGAAAGAGTCCTCCATGCCTTACCaagatacagcagagatagtctAAAATGTTACAATAGGTCATGTCAATGAGATGGCAAGAGTAAATATATGGTCGTATTCACTAAGCACCAAACGGAGGAAAGCATACTAAAACGATGAGGAACCACCTAAacgtgtccaataagaaacacttgttTCTGTTGAAAAACACTTGCTACAGTGTGCACTATTGAATATGACCCAAGCATTCACAAGATGCTATGAAGAGGCTAACCTGAAGTTGTAACCAGAGCTGGGCAGGTTCTTCCGAAGGTCCAGGCGACGGAATGAGTATGTGGGTTTACACTCCGAGGGGTCCAGGTCAAGATCACACTTCCAGTTAATGAAGACTCCAATCACACCCCCCTGACAAGATACAATCCATGAGTTCTCTAACTAAACCATTGCAGCGCTCTGTCCAGCTCATCTTCACATTCCTCACTATTGTTGATTGTCTCTTATTTTTTATTTCCATGATCTATTAATTACGTTATCAGTAATCACTGTCAGATTCAGAATTATTAGAAACACACATATTGTTAGAGACATTAGACCTAGATGGAAgattgtgtctttgtgtgtccTGTGAGCACTGCAATGTAAGGGTTCTCTACAGTTAATATGATTGGTCAAATGGGATATACATTTtgattgtatgtatgtatattgcAGGTGTAAACATACAGTCCTGCAAAGCTCGCTGAACTTCTCCCTGGCCTGTTCTGCGATGTAACCCAGCCGGAAGATGGGGCAGTAGGGGTGTTTCTCCTCATTGTAATGACACTTATTCAGATATTTCTGCCCATTTCGTTTGTTTGGTTTGATGTTTCCTCTGCCAAAGAGACAAGAGAAGATTGCTTGCAGAAAGAGTTGAGACTGCATATTTGACGGGGATACGGTTTCCTATATTATACAGTTCTTTATATCACCTACGTATGGCTCCTTGTCAGTGTATTGACCATGTATTGCAGCCtgatgtacgtgtgtgtgtgtgtgtgtgcatgggtttTGCAGTCTGCGAGCGCATTCTGTGTGTTGTTGaggttgatgtgtgtgtgactgtgtgtgcatgcatgtgtgtgtgtttttgaggtTCATACTATACCTAAACACTTTAAATTTGGGGAAATGGATGGCATTCTTGATGTAAACAGTGAAATTGATGGCCTCTGCTAATGCCGGCTCCCTGGAGGAGACAATAACAGTTTAGACCCTTGTGCCACAATGATTTTACAAGTGATTTATTCCAGACTAGGGAGACAGTAGTTCTGTGTTTGACTACTTCCTATTTAAAATGTCAAATTGATATTGACCCTTACCGTATTGCCGCATAGTCCTCAATAGGACACCAGGTCTGAATCTCACAGGTCTTGAAGGTCTGGTTATAGTAAGGAACACAGCGGCCAGTTCTCTGTCCTACAGGAAACACATCAGTCTAAATGCATTAGGACTAACCAtctactgacagacagacagacagactcatagAATGTCTGGCTTAGTGAGACTTTTCACTTCATCCCCTCCTTTATAGTGCGTACCATTGCCATCAAAGTCCACTTTTCCTGAGATGCAGTCCGAATCCTTTGAGCAGTTGGCATTGGGAACGGTAAAATGCTAAGAAAAAAATAAAACTTAATAGTTCAGATGGCAGCATTAACTGGCTTTCCTTCTCTGTGGTGGTAGACTGGTAATGATACTGATAGATCTTTATCACATTATCATGCAGAGCTTTTCCAGGAGACAGTGCTAGTTGCAATATTAGAGTATGGAGCAAAGCACACAACTCAACATGAAGCCCTAGTATTGATTATGGGAAAACGACTGCAGTTTTATTTAGCTCATATTGGTTTCAGGAGAACACGAGTGTGGAGAATGGTTGTGACCTCTCACCTCAGCACACGTGCCTTGCCTCTGGTTGTGTGTGACCACTCGTCTCAGTATTGTGCTGATCACGTCACCGCCCTGCAGGTTCAATGCCATACAGaagaatgtacagtatatgttggTAATTACATTGgttatatgttaaaaacatacaGTAACTAGCTACACATTGCATCTTCTatgggaagcacagccgcgagctgcccagtgacaggagcctatcagacgagctaaataacttctatactcacttcgaggcaagcaacactgaaacatgcatgagagcatcagctgttctggatgactgtgtgatcacgctctccacagccgatgtaagacctttaaagaggtcaacattcacaaggccgcagggccagacagattaccaggatgtgtgctccAAGCAAGCGCTGACCAACTGGCCAGTGTCTTTAGtgtcattttcaacctgtccctgaccaagtctgtataccaacatgtttcaaacagaccaccatagttcctgtgcccaagaacaccaaggtaacctgcctaaatgaataCCGACCCGTAGtcctcacgtctgtagccatcaAGGGCTTCTaaaggctggccatggctcacatcaacaccattatcccagaaacccgagACCCACTCAACTTTGCatatcgccccaacagatccacagattatgcaatccacactgccctttcccacctgaacaaaaggaacaccaacGTGAGAATAcaattcatcgactacagc containing:
- the LOC124033394 gene encoding P2X purinoceptor 2-like, with the protein product MGLLQFIKDYFIGFLDYETPKVMVVKNKKLGVIYRGVQFFVITYFIWYVFISQKAYQDSETRPENSVYTKMKGTALQGDHVLDMVEYVRPSEGGDVISTILRRVVTHNQRQGTCAEHFTVPNANCSKDSDCISGKVDFDGNGQRTGRCVPYYNQTFKTCEIQTWCPIEDYAAIREPALAEAINFTVYIKNAIHFPKFKVFRGNIKPNKRNGQKYLNKCHYNEEKHPYCPIFRLGYIAEQAREKFSELCRTGGVIGVFINWKCDLDLDPSECKPTYSFRRLDLRKNLPSSGYNFRFAKYYSKDGEEFRTLIKAFGIRLDVIVHGNAGRFSIIPTIINTVTAMTSVGICSIICDWIMLTFIDKNAIYSGRKFDDDSKVPKPSQTFTLPTEFTIISYGSTHSDLSDGVAL